One region of Candidatus Epulonipiscium sp. genomic DNA includes:
- a CDS encoding sugar transferase produces the protein MEKIQITIKHILDKIIGFILLLITTPIFLIISIGIKLTSRGPVFFIQKRVGKDGKDFDIYKFRTMIQNAENIGTGIYTEEKDPRITNIGRILRKTSLDELPQLFNILKGDMSIIGPRPTLRYQVEKYTPHQMQRLKMRPGVTGLAQVRGRNSLPWDKRIEYDVEYINNYSLWLDFKIVLKTIKVVLTAEGVYGKRDEIM, from the coding sequence ATGGAAAAGATACAAATAACTATCAAACATATTTTAGATAAAATTATAGGATTTATCCTATTACTTATAACAACACCTATTTTTCTAATTATTTCTATAGGAATTAAATTAACATCTAGAGGTCCTGTTTTTTTCATCCAAAAAAGAGTTGGCAAGGATGGAAAGGACTTTGATATTTATAAATTTAGAACCATGATTCAAAATGCAGAAAACATAGGAACAGGCATTTATACAGAAGAAAAGGACCCCAGAATCACTAATATTGGAAGAATTTTAAGGAAGACCAGTCTAGACGAGCTTCCACAGCTATTCAATATCCTAAAAGGGGATATGAGCATAATAGGGCCAAGGCCAACCTTAAGATATCAGGTGGAAAAATACACCCCCCATCAAATGCAACGTCTAAAGATGCGTCCGGGGGTTACAGGACTTGCCCAAGTAAGAGGTAGAAACTCCCTACCCTGGGATAAACGAATAGAATATGATGTTGAGTACATTAATAACTATTCCTTATGGCTGGATTTTAAGATAGTATTAAAAACTATCAAAGTAGTTTTAACGGCAGAAGGGGTATATGGGAAGAGAGATGAAATAATGTGA
- a CDS encoding SpoIID/LytB domain-containing protein — translation MKIKTIFCISIFLCNIAVLSSCYQGLPKDKTQVKGEELIIEEKKMEAPLTHKYDVDADITVSRALAAKMIALTYNDFGDIKTMDREIKYKDVNPKDWYDMYINVVSIQGFMNGSGDTFNPLEPLTYSQAQTILERLGKGKYNVKMNLSKEKQKQHISYKEWVNIYLKLMDKLAEEKGIEKTYGIREASLIVIATPANNTEVEAWNMGTDKGIYSFFGLPMDAYIDKQIRVLVKDKEVFGFIKIENEEPTITNCYIPDSVKDEITIFVGGVHRTYHTQKDFSAEKGKIADIKINLGNILSLESFDEELRGKVLRAESNKIELEGRGYIPLGNDYKLYNISGDKTGWGSLSSLTIGEDIARFILKDGKVCAALIEKKPEPKNIRVALNKTGFTGLIHKEAIVTSDEEFMVYIGEEEKLYNAGDGFNINDVSRNLSDSVPRVRIKTKSGRGKLKVLSITRNGENPRYRGTLDIMKLDGGYSIVNELPIEEYLYAVIPSEMPSSYGIEPAKVQAVTARSYAYVQFLANRFYTYGGNVDDSVQCQVYNNIPENDISIQAVKDTTNEGITHKGNVVNANFFSTSCGYTANSGEVWADYSDRSFPSYTPPYLISKKQFDGENFGDLTKEENIKRFIKSKDIDAYDKDFGWFRWNVSMDLEELSASINANIKQRYQANPKLIKLLDENNIFRSRPVENIGQLKKIDILKRGQGGNITEMVLIGSKATVKVLTEYNVRFLLQPKQYIKGKDHIVTNLYNGTKMADYDIMPSAFFIIESKEDSKGNLTGYTFYGGGNGHGAGMSQNGVKGMVDKGYKYKEILKHYYPETEVNKIY, via the coding sequence ATGAAAATCAAAACCATATTCTGTATAAGTATTTTTTTATGTAACATTGCTGTACTTTCTTCCTGTTATCAAGGGCTACCAAAGGATAAAACGCAAGTAAAAGGTGAAGAACTTATAATAGAAGAAAAAAAGATGGAAGCCCCTCTAACCCATAAATATGACGTAGATGCAGATATCACTGTATCTAGGGCACTGGCGGCTAAGATGATTGCTTTAACCTACAATGATTTTGGCGATATAAAAACAATGGATAGAGAGATAAAGTATAAGGATGTAAATCCTAAGGATTGGTACGATATGTACATCAATGTGGTGAGCATACAGGGTTTTATGAATGGTTCAGGGGATACTTTTAACCCCTTAGAACCTTTGACTTATTCCCAAGCCCAAACCATTTTAGAAAGGTTAGGGAAGGGAAAGTATAATGTAAAAATGAATTTATCCAAAGAAAAACAAAAGCAGCATATATCCTATAAGGAATGGGTAAATATTTACCTTAAATTAATGGATAAGCTAGCAGAGGAAAAGGGTATTGAAAAGACCTATGGTATAAGAGAAGCTTCGCTTATAGTAATAGCTACCCCTGCTAATAATACAGAGGTTGAAGCATGGAATATGGGAACAGACAAAGGAATATACAGTTTTTTTGGTCTTCCCATGGATGCTTATATCGATAAACAAATAAGAGTTCTAGTAAAGGACAAAGAAGTATTTGGTTTCATTAAAATAGAAAATGAAGAACCTACAATAACTAATTGCTATATACCCGACAGTGTTAAGGATGAAATTACAATTTTTGTAGGGGGAGTTCATAGAACATACCACACCCAAAAGGATTTTAGTGCGGAAAAAGGAAAAATAGCAGATATTAAAATAAATCTAGGAAATATATTAAGTTTAGAAAGCTTTGATGAAGAACTTAGGGGGAAGGTATTGCGGGCTGAGTCAAATAAAATCGAACTAGAAGGGCGGGGGTATATTCCTCTAGGCAATGACTATAAACTTTATAATATATCCGGGGATAAGACGGGGTGGGGCAGCCTAAGCAGTCTTACTATAGGTGAAGATATTGCAAGGTTTATTTTAAAGGATGGAAAAGTCTGTGCTGCATTAATAGAAAAAAAGCCAGAGCCTAAAAACATAAGGGTTGCCCTTAATAAGACAGGATTTACAGGGCTAATACATAAAGAAGCAATCGTAACTTCTGATGAGGAATTTATGGTTTATATTGGAGAGGAAGAAAAACTCTATAATGCAGGGGACGGATTTAATATTAATGATGTAAGTAGAAATTTATCGGATTCGGTGCCTAGGGTAAGGATAAAAACCAAATCGGGCAGGGGTAAATTAAAAGTTTTATCGATAACTAGAAACGGAGAAAATCCAAGATATCGCGGCACCTTAGATATAATGAAGTTAGATGGGGGCTATAGCATTGTTAACGAACTTCCAATAGAGGAATATTTATATGCGGTAATACCTAGTGAAATGCCTTCATCTTATGGTATAGAACCGGCAAAGGTGCAGGCAGTTACAGCTAGAAGTTATGCCTATGTCCAGTTTCTCGCCAATCGTTTTTATACTTATGGAGGAAATGTCGATGATTCGGTACAATGCCAAGTTTATAATAATATCCCTGAAAATGATATATCCATACAGGCAGTAAAGGATACAACAAACGAAGGAATAACCCATAAGGGCAATGTTGTAAATGCGAATTTTTTTTCTACTTCCTGTGGATATACGGCTAATTCGGGAGAAGTATGGGCAGATTATAGTGACAGGTCATTTCCAAGCTATACCCCCCCTTACTTAATTTCTAAAAAGCAGTTCGATGGGGAGAACTTTGGAGACCTTACAAAGGAAGAAAACATAAAAAGATTCATAAAGTCAAAGGATATAGATGCATATGATAAGGATTTTGGATGGTTTAGATGGAATGTAAGTATGGACTTAGAAGAATTAAGCGCCTCTATTAATGCCAATATAAAACAAAGATATCAAGCCAACCCCAAGCTCATTAAATTATTAGATGAAAACAATATATTCAGAAGCCGGCCAGTTGAAAATATAGGGCAGCTTAAAAAGATAGATATATTAAAAAGGGGTCAAGGAGGAAATATCACAGAAATGGTATTAATAGGCTCTAAGGCAACAGTGAAAGTACTTACAGAATACAATGTTCGTTTTCTTCTTCAACCTAAGCAATATATAAAAGGTAAAGATCATATAGTTACTAATTTATACAACGGAACGAAGATGGCTGACTATGACATTATGCCCAGTGCATTTTTTATTATAGAATCTAAGGAAGATTCAAAAGGCAATTTAACAGGATATACTTTTTACGGTGGGGGAAATGGTCATGGGGCAGGTATGAGCCAAAACGGGGTAAAAGGTATGGTAGATAAAGGATATAAGTATAAAGAAATCTTAAAACACTATTATCCAGAAACAGAAGTAAATAAAATCTATTAA
- a CDS encoding four helix bundle protein has translation MYDDAGKLVVLQKSHQLVLEIYSITKNFPKDELFGLTSQIRRAAVSVPSNIIEGKARGSSKEFKRFLLVARGSLEEVKYKLLLSKDLRYISENKYKEVLVLAKEVGRLLNGLIVSVEKK, from the coding sequence ATGTACGATGATGCAGGTAAGTTAGTCGTATTGCAAAAATCTCATCAATTGGTACTGGAAATATACAGTATAACGAAAAACTTTCCCAAAGACGAACTTTTCGGTCTAACTTCGCAAATAAGAAGAGCAGCAGTATCTGTACCGAGCAACATTATCGAAGGGAAAGCTAGAGGTTCAAGTAAAGAATTCAAGAGGTTTTTACTAGTTGCCAGAGGATCATTAGAAGAAGTAAAATATAAATTGTTGTTATCAAAAGATTTACGGTATATAAGTGAAAATAAATATAAAGAAGTTTTAGTCTTGGCAAAAGAAGTAGGAAGATTATTAAATGGATTAATTGTATCGGTGGAAAAAAAGTAA
- a CDS encoding glycosyltransferase family 1 protein — translation MSKIRVLHVVSTLAISSGVMSFIMNYYRNIDREKVQFDFIYFVNNGNTYENEIKKMGGKSYFLKKPSIRSYNSYRRFFKENGHVYHIIHLHEVYLNGFIHPLAKKYGIKHRITHSHNTMYSENRIKAIRNKLLCIPLKKTSNIFFACSEDAGKFLYGQKYVNSGNVKIFNNAIDTEKFRYNSKKRNEIRGELCLKDKFVIGHVGRFAEQKNHDYLFKVFIAIKEKKADCVLMLLGDGPLFEKYKVKASELGIDNCVYFLGSKSNIHDYYNAMDVFVLPSIFEGLGIVLIEAQCNGLTCYVSNTVPNQAKISDDYYCMSLDDKAEKWADVIIEGIPYNKRLYHMETDTKANFDILSQGKSLEEFYLNLRSKK, via the coding sequence ATGTCTAAAATTAGAGTTTTGCACGTTGTATCGACTTTAGCAATAAGTAGCGGAGTCATGAGTTTTATTATGAATTATTATAGAAATATAGATAGAGAAAAGGTGCAATTTGACTTTATTTATTTCGTAAACAATGGAAATACATATGAAAATGAAATAAAAAAAATGGGAGGCAAATCATATTTTCTAAAGAAACCAAGTATTAGGAGCTATAATAGTTATAGACGGTTTTTTAAAGAAAATGGACATGTCTATCATATTATTCACCTACATGAAGTGTATTTAAATGGATTTATTCATCCTCTTGCTAAAAAGTATGGCATTAAACACCGTATTACACATAGCCATAATACAATGTATTCTGAAAACCGAATAAAAGCAATAAGAAATAAATTATTATGTATTCCCCTTAAGAAAACTTCTAATATATTTTTTGCATGTTCAGAGGATGCTGGGAAATTTTTATATGGACAAAAGTATGTAAATTCAGGAAATGTGAAGATATTTAACAATGCAATAGATACAGAAAAATTTAGATATAATTCTAAAAAAAGAAATGAAATTCGGGGGGAGTTATGTTTAAAAGATAAGTTTGTAATAGGTCATGTTGGTAGGTTCGCTGAACAAAAAAATCACGATTACTTATTTAAAGTGTTTATTGCAATTAAAGAAAAAAAAGCAGACTGTGTCCTAATGCTTTTAGGGGATGGTCCTTTATTTGAAAAATATAAGGTGAAGGCATCAGAACTGGGAATTGATAATTGCGTGTATTTTTTAGGTTCTAAGTCAAATATACATGATTATTACAATGCAATGGATGTTTTTGTGTTGCCATCTATTTTTGAGGGATTAGGAATTGTTCTTATAGAGGCTCAGTGTAATGGTTTGACATGTTATGTATCTAATACAGTTCCTAATCAAGCTAAGATTTCAGATGATTATTATTGCATGAGTTTAGATGATAAAGCTGAAAAATGGGCTGATGTTATTATTGAAGGTATACCATATAATAAACGATTATACCATATGGAAACTGATACTAAAGCTAATTTTGATATTCTGAGTCAAGGAAAGAGTTTAGAAGAATTTTATCTTAATTTAAGGAGTAAAAAATGA
- a CDS encoding acetyltransferase has protein sequence MKDIVIIGAGGLGREVAQYIKDINKTNPTYRVLGFIDNDINKKGILHSDIPVLGDFDALDLIYKTSEQLYGFCAVANPKIKKRLVNQMKEYNIKDINIIHPSAYITPEVKIGEGVLISPYCVLTTNITIGNHVHINPQCGIGHDTTIGDYTTLYWSVNISGNVDVECEVAIGSKAFIKQGLKIGKNSIIGAGTVVIKNVKEATTVAGVPAREI, from the coding sequence GTGAAGGATATAGTAATCATCGGAGCCGGTGGATTAGGAAGGGAAGTCGCCCAATATATAAAAGATATCAATAAAACAAATCCCACATATAGAGTCCTAGGCTTTATTGATAACGATATAAATAAAAAAGGCATATTACATTCTGACATTCCGGTCTTGGGGGATTTTGATGCATTGGACTTAATTTACAAAACCAGTGAGCAATTATACGGCTTTTGTGCTGTTGCCAATCCAAAGATTAAAAAAAGACTGGTTAATCAAATGAAAGAATATAATATCAAGGACATAAATATTATTCATCCTAGCGCATATATCACCCCAGAAGTAAAAATTGGCGAAGGAGTCCTAATAAGTCCTTACTGTGTACTCACAACTAATATTACCATCGGGAACCATGTTCATATAAACCCTCAATGCGGTATAGGCCACGATACGACTATAGGTGACTATACCACTTTATATTGGAGCGTTAATATTTCAGGTAATGTTGATGTGGAATGTGAAGTTGCAATAGGCAGTAAGGCATTCATAAAACAAGGTCTAAAAATAGGGAAAAACAGTATAATCGGAGCAGGAACTGTTGTTATTAAGAATGTTAAAGAAGCAACCACTGTGGCAGGAGTACCGGCTAGAGAGATTTGA
- a CDS encoding winged helix-turn-helix transcriptional regulator — translation MEKELEILTHIQENEHITQREIAEKTGLSLGAVNLLLKKMIKTGLIKIERLNARTLKYILTPEGIKEKTAKTYHFIVRTYETITRIQAVAKLILEKQRKNGIKTIYLYGKEDEVYNVLRITISDIIGTLDMECQLLNDIDSIKEKEGFMILIWNDDKKNTVKEKDLPYINILSIL, via the coding sequence ATGGAAAAAGAACTGGAAATTTTAACCCATATACAGGAAAATGAGCATATTACCCAGCGGGAAATAGCAGAAAAAACAGGCCTATCCCTAGGTGCTGTTAATTTATTATTAAAAAAGATGATAAAAACCGGCCTAATAAAAATAGAAAGACTAAATGCTAGAACCCTAAAGTACATATTAACACCAGAAGGAATAAAAGAAAAAACAGCAAAAACATATCATTTCATAGTTAGAACATATGAAACCATCACTCGCATACAGGCAGTAGCAAAACTCATTTTGGAAAAGCAAAGGAAAAATGGAATAAAAACAATATACCTATACGGAAAAGAAGATGAGGTATATAATGTACTTAGGATAACCATAAGTGATATTATCGGTACTTTAGATATGGAATGCCAGCTACTAAATGATATCGACAGTATAAAAGAAAAAGAGGGCTTTATGATACTAATTTGGAATGATGATAAAAAGAATACAGTAAAAGAAAAGGACCTACCGTATATAAATATATTATCCATCTTATAA
- a CDS encoding NAD-dependent epimerase/dehydratase family protein, whose product MKKILITGANSYIGTSLEKWLGRYPDEYQIDTVDMMGDSWKGKDFSGYDVVFHVAGIAHVSSDPKMEELYYRVNRDLTIETAKKAKAEGVRQFIFMSSIIVYGDSSSSKRIIDKNTVPTPSNFYGNSKLQAEEGIKHLKSDIFKIIVLRPPMIYGKGSRGNYLRLSNMAKKIPVFPDIDNERSMLHIDNLCEFIKLMIDNKESGLFFPQNKEYVRTSEMVRLIAEVHGKRIVLTKVFNPILRLMFGIDVVNKVFGNLVYEKSMSDYDKADYRIRSFKQSIELTER is encoded by the coding sequence ATGAAGAAAATACTCATTACAGGAGCTAATAGCTACATAGGGACAAGCTTAGAAAAATGGCTAGGTAGATATCCTGATGAATACCAGATAGATACCGTTGATATGATGGGAGATTCATGGAAGGGTAAAGACTTTTCAGGGTACGATGTGGTGTTTCATGTGGCTGGGATAGCCCATGTGTCATCAGATCCTAAGATGGAAGAACTATATTATAGAGTTAATAGAGATTTAACAATAGAAACTGCCAAGAAGGCTAAAGCAGAAGGTGTAAGGCAGTTCATTTTTATGAGTAGTATCATTGTTTATGGTGATAGCAGCAGTAGCAAGAGAATTATTGATAAAAACACAGTCCCTACGCCAAGTAACTTCTATGGAAACAGTAAGCTACAAGCAGAAGAGGGAATCAAACATTTAAAGTCAGATATCTTTAAGATTATAGTTTTGAGACCACCTATGATTTATGGAAAAGGGTCTAGAGGCAATTATCTAAGGCTTTCTAACATGGCTAAGAAGATACCAGTATTTCCTGACATTGATAATGAACGCAGTATGCTTCATATAGATAATCTTTGTGAGTTTATTAAGTTGATGATAGATAATAAAGAGAGTGGATTGTTCTTTCCACAGAATAAGGAATATGTAAGGACAAGCGAAATGGTTAGATTGATTGCAGAAGTGCATGGAAAAAGGATTGTTTTGACGAAGGTATTTAATCCGATTTTGAGATTGATGTTTGGAATTGATGTTGTTAATAAGGTATTTGGAAATTTGGTTTATGAGAAGTCTATGAGTGACTATGATAAAGCAGATTATAGAATAAGGAGTTTTAAACAATCGATTGAGTTGACAGAGAGATAA
- the vanZ gene encoding VanZ family protein — MLLRKTIWVVTILWMIAIFFFSSRTGDLSRQDSAWLLDRVNITTQEEAMDTDNSRAMSLQMWIRKTAHIIIFAGLAMLIYASLYGYVGKSLMTGVVSWLLTIIFAITDEIHQYFVPGRGSQVQDVIRDGKGAFWGCLIMVILFLIIEWVPAINKIINKIYNLNAKKLIIGYTKR; from the coding sequence ATGTTACTTAGAAAGACTATATGGGTAGTGACTATATTATGGATGATTGCTATATTTTTTTTCTCCTCAAGAACAGGAGATCTGTCTAGACAAGATTCGGCGTGGTTATTAGATAGAGTCAATATAACAACCCAAGAAGAAGCAATGGATACGGATAATTCAAGGGCAATGAGCTTGCAGATGTGGATAAGGAAAACAGCTCATATTATAATATTTGCAGGATTAGCTATGCTTATATATGCCTCCTTATACGGATATGTGGGCAAGTCACTTATGACAGGAGTAGTATCTTGGCTTTTAACTATAATATTTGCCATTACGGATGAAATCCATCAATACTTTGTTCCCGGAAGAGGTTCACAGGTGCAAGATGTTATAAGAGATGGAAAAGGAGCATTCTGGGGATGCCTGATTATGGTGATATTATTCTTAATAATCGAATGGGTACCAGCTATAAATAAAATAATAAATAAAATCTACAATCTAAATGCCAAAAAGCTAATCATCGGATATACCAAAAGATGA
- a CDS encoding DegT/DnrJ/EryC1/StrS family aminotransferase, with product MKKQVPLSRPDITDKEIEYVNKVLRSGILSIGPKVEEFEKMIAEYIGVKHAIAVNSGTSALHLIIKALGIKEGDEVITTPFSFIASSNCILFEKAIPVFVDIDEDTLNINIDKIEEKITDKTKAILTVDAFGQPMDMKKVKEIAQKHNLFFIEDSCESLGSAYNHIKAGSIADAAAFAFYPNKQITTAEGGVIVTNNDETAELCRSMRSQGRAITGLWLYHERLGYNYRLSEIHSALGIAQMERIDEIIEKRSGVADYYNKRLREIPWVNRPIIDPNVTKMSWFVYVIRVEEDIRNHLIDYLKENGVECKPYFTPIHLQPFYKKSHGYKEGDFEITEKAGNQCIAIPFYTNLEKEDIDYVVDVIKSFESRF from the coding sequence ATGAAAAAGCAAGTCCCCTTATCAAGACCTGATATTACGGATAAAGAAATAGAATATGTTAATAAAGTACTTCGCTCAGGGATTCTAAGTATAGGACCAAAAGTTGAAGAATTTGAAAAAATGATAGCAGAATATATAGGGGTAAAACATGCTATAGCAGTCAATAGTGGTACCAGCGCCCTACACTTAATTATCAAGGCCCTAGGAATAAAAGAAGGGGATGAAGTTATTACTACCCCTTTTAGTTTTATTGCCTCATCTAATTGTATTTTGTTTGAAAAGGCAATCCCTGTCTTTGTTGATATTGATGAAGATACCCTAAACATTAATATCGATAAAATAGAAGAAAAAATTACGGATAAAACTAAAGCTATATTAACAGTAGATGCCTTTGGACAACCCATGGATATGAAAAAGGTTAAAGAGATAGCCCAAAAACATAATCTTTTTTTCATAGAAGATTCCTGTGAATCCCTGGGAAGTGCATATAATCACATCAAAGCTGGGAGTATTGCCGATGCGGCAGCTTTTGCATTTTATCCCAATAAGCAAATAACAACGGCAGAAGGTGGGGTTATAGTAACTAATAATGACGAAACAGCAGAACTATGCCGAAGTATGAGAAGCCAAGGAAGAGCAATAACAGGGTTATGGCTTTACCATGAGAGATTAGGATATAATTATCGATTAAGCGAAATTCACTCAGCCTTAGGCATTGCTCAAATGGAAAGAATAGACGAAATCATCGAAAAAAGAAGTGGAGTAGCCGACTACTACAACAAAAGGTTAAGGGAAATTCCCTGGGTTAATAGACCAATCATAGACCCTAATGTAACCAAAATGAGCTGGTTCGTATATGTGATTCGGGTTGAGGAAGATATAAGAAACCATCTAATAGACTACTTAAAAGAAAACGGAGTCGAATGCAAACCGTATTTTACTCCTATCCATTTACAACCTTTCTACAAAAAGAGCCACGGATACAAGGAAGGGGATTTTGAAATAACGGAAAAAGCAGGTAATCAGTGTATTGCTATTCCTTTTTATACAAATCTTGAAAAAGAAGATATCGACTACGTTGTGGATGTTATAAAAAGTTTTGAAAGCAGATTTTAG
- a CDS encoding glycosyltransferase — MEKIKYSVLMSIYNKEQLEFFIKSVESMLRQTIKPDEIVIVKDGPLTAELDQAINRYKKQNPELFTIVPLEKNLGLGPALNEGLKKCRNELVARMDTDDISLENRCELQLKEFNENPELCIVGTWTNEFYDEPSNIVTSRIVPEKHEDIMKFSRRRSPFNHPTVMYRKSAVLGCGGYQDVLRKEDIDLFIRMLHNDCLSMNIPKPLLLFRSNKDNYKRRKTWVNCKSYVSVIYRFWKMGYSSTLDLVIVVIGQIVMFLSPVWLLKIISDKILRKKR; from the coding sequence ATGGAAAAAATAAAATATAGTGTTCTGATGTCTATATATAATAAGGAACAGTTGGAATTTTTCATTAAGAGTGTTGAAAGTATGCTTAGACAAACAATTAAACCGGATGAAATTGTGATTGTAAAAGATGGACCGCTAACTGCAGAGTTGGATCAGGCAATTAATCGGTATAAAAAACAAAATCCAGAACTTTTTACGATTGTTCCTTTAGAAAAGAATCTAGGATTAGGTCCTGCTTTGAATGAAGGGTTGAAGAAATGTAGAAATGAGTTAGTAGCTAGAATGGATACTGATGATATTTCATTAGAAAATAGATGTGAATTACAACTTAAGGAGTTTAATGAAAATCCTGAATTATGTATTGTTGGAACGTGGACAAATGAGTTTTATGATGAGCCTTCAAATATCGTAACATCAAGAATTGTCCCAGAAAAGCATGAAGATATAATGAAATTCTCTAGAAGGCGAAGTCCATTTAATCATCCGACAGTGATGTACAGGAAATCAGCTGTGTTGGGCTGTGGCGGTTATCAGGACGTGTTGCGAAAAGAAGACATAGACTTATTCATAAGAATGCTACATAATGACTGTCTTTCTATGAATATACCCAAACCGTTATTATTATTTAGATCGAATAAAGATAATTATAAGAGAAGAAAAACCTGGGTTAATTGTAAAAGCTATGTTTCAGTTATTTATAGATTCTGGAAGATGGGATACTCGAGTACGCTAGACTTAGTTATAGTTGTTATAGGGCAAATAGTGATGTTTTTGTCTCCGGTATGGCTACTTAAAATCATATCAGATAAGATTTTAAGGAAGAAAAGATAA
- a CDS encoding sugar transferase, with amino-acid sequence MFYLKIKRFIDIMLSLVGLIILSPIFAILILAIKIDSKGPIFFKQKRVGLNKSHFNILKFRTMRIDTPKDTPTHLLENPDQWITKVGKFLRKTSLDELPQIINILKGEMSIIGPRPALWNQYDLIEERDKYSANDIRPGLTGWAQINGRDELLIELKARLDGEYVEKISFLFDIKCFFGTIKSVLKKEGVVEGGTGVIEGKPNGKGY; translated from the coding sequence ATGTTTTACTTAAAAATCAAACGATTCATAGACATAATGTTATCTCTCGTGGGACTCATAATTCTCTCTCCTATATTCGCTATCCTCATCCTAGCTATCAAAATCGACTCCAAGGGTCCTATATTTTTCAAGCAAAAAAGAGTAGGACTTAATAAGAGCCATTTTAATATATTAAAATTTCGCACCATGCGAATAGATACCCCAAAAGATACACCAACTCATCTACTTGAAAATCCGGACCAATGGATTACCAAGGTTGGAAAGTTTTTAAGAAAAACAAGCTTAGACGAGCTTCCGCAAATCATTAATATACTAAAGGGTGAAATGAGTATCATCGGCCCAAGACCCGCCCTATGGAATCAATATGATTTGATTGAAGAAAGGGATAAATATAGTGCCAATGATATAAGACCTGGACTGACTGGATGGGCACAGATTAATGGTAGAGACGAGCTTCTTATAGAGCTTAAGGCAAGGTTAGACGGGGAGTATGTAGAGAAAATAAGTTTTTTATTTGATATAAAGTGTTTCTTTGGAACGATAAAAAGTGTTCTAAAAAAAGAAGGCGTAGTAGAAGGTGGAACAGGGGTTATAGAAGGTAAACCTAATGGGAAGGGATACTAA